CTTAATTTTTATTATTAGATTCCCGTTGGCTACTGCTGTATGCAGCTCAACAGCTGAATCTGAATATTTTATGGCGTTTGATAGCAGATTGGATACGATATGGTGCAATATTTTCCGGTCTTGGAATATCTCCGCACGTCCGGTGTGGGTATGGATAATCTGCTGTTGGGGTTTCAAAATCCCCTCCATATCGTCCAATAGGGGTCTTAAAAATTCTTTTATATTTAGATTTTCCTTTTTGATACGCAGGTCGCCTCTTTCCAGCTTTTCCAAAGAAAGGAAATCATCTAAAATGGCAGTAAATTGTTTTGAGGCCTTCTTTACACGTTCGATCAATCTCGGTTGCTTATGGTATTCTGCTTTTTCACTATACTTTTCAATTAGAATGATGGAAGACAATATAATGGTAATAGGAGTGCGCAGTTCATGAGAGGCAATGTTGATGAAAGCACTTTTTAACTCGTTGATTTTCTTTTCCGCTTCTAGGGCTTCGCTAAGTTCCTTCGTACGCTCTTTAACGGTTTCCTCTAGATTTGCTGTATATTTTTCTTTGATTGCCTCCAATCTTTTTCGCTCCGTAATATCCTCGCCAGCACTTAAGGTACCAATGGTTTTGCCAAACTTGTCTTTTAGAACGGTATTCGTCCATCCGATAAGTCGCCGCTCGCCGGCCTTGGATCGTACCTCGCTTTCAAAATAGGGTAACGATAGCATTTTTTTGTATTTGAAAAAATGGGGTATATCGTCATTTTCAGTTTTATTTTTAGTGGGCATAACGTATTCAAACCATTTCTCACCTTGCAGTGCGTGCTTTTCATACCCCAATAAATCGCAACCTTTTTGGTTGATGAGCTGTACCCTATATTCATTGTCCAACAATAAAAAAATAACCGGGGCCAGATTTAAATACCGTGCAATACGCTCTTTTTCCTCTTGCAGGTCTTCATGCTGTTGTTGTAGGGCCTCGGCCTCGCGTATCTCAGTAACATCCTGCATAGATAGCCGGCAAATGGGTTTGCCCGTTCCATTTTCTGTTACAGTACCATGTATCAATGCGGTAAACACATCGGTGCCATTGCGTTTAATTTGAAGCTCAAATGGTTTGAGCGTTCCGTGTTCAAAGGCTTCCCTTAGTTTTAGGAACAAGGTACCTGATTCCCCGCTGGACATGTATGCTGAAAATGGCTTGCCCTTTATAAGTGAACGATCTATACCCATCATCGTACAGGCGGTAAGGTTAATGTTTTCAATCACTCCCTTATCATCCAGTATAAGATAGCCAATGGGGGCAAAATCAAAAAGATCGGTATATTGATCCCGTGCATCTTCCAATAGATGCTGGGCTTCACGCAGTTCTTGATTTTGCATCTCCAGTTCTACCTGATGTACTTCAAGCTCGTGCATAAGGGTTCTTGCCTTATCCATGGTCAGGTCCAGTTTTGTATCTGGCATTTTTTTCACCTGGGCTTCCGCCATGGAGCGCAATTTCTTATTTATGTCATTCTCGCTGCCCATTTTTTTCCTTTTTAATCTTTTTCAACTGTTTTTCCACAAGGGTTAATTCGGTAATATCTACCGAGGTACATGCTATACCGGTAATCTTATCAACTTCTACCACTGGCCGTACCAAAAGGTCATAAAAACGGGTCTCACCGGCTAGCTTTAGGGAAACGGTTGCTCGTTCCGCTTTCCCTGTCTTCAGCACTTTTTTCTTTATTACGCCCAATTTCTTGGCATCCTCTTTGTCGAAAAAATCGGCATCGGTCTTTCCAATCATGTCCTTGAACTGAAAATCAGGATGTATATTGGGCATGCTGGTATAGGTTAGATTCTTGTCCTGCGTATAGATTACGGTCTTGGTCATTTCTAGCAGATGTTCATATTTGATTTTGTAATCGCGCAATTCCTCTGCCAACAGCTTTTCCTCCGTAATGTCAACAAAAGTGATGACCACCCCTTCAATTACATTTTCTGCAGTGCGATAGGGCATGATCTGCATCTTGTACCAGATACCATCATTACTTCTAATAGTTTTTTGTATGGGCGTCAGCTTGTTCAAAACTGTTTTTACATCTTGCTGTATACCATCGTAAATGAGATTGGAAGATAGGTGCCCAATGGGCCGCCCCACATCGGTCTGG
This sequence is a window from Maribacter aestuarii. Protein-coding genes within it:
- a CDS encoding sensor histidine kinase yields the protein MGSENDINKKLRSMAEAQVKKMPDTKLDLTMDKARTLMHELEVHQVELEMQNQELREAQHLLEDARDQYTDLFDFAPIGYLILDDKGVIENINLTACTMMGIDRSLIKGKPFSAYMSSGESGTLFLKLREAFEHGTLKPFELQIKRNGTDVFTALIHGTVTENGTGKPICRLSMQDVTEIREAEALQQQHEDLQEEKERIARYLNLAPVIFLLLDNEYRVQLINQKGCDLLGYEKHALQGEKWFEYVMPTKNKTENDDIPHFFKYKKMLSLPYFESEVRSKAGERRLIGWTNTVLKDKFGKTIGTLSAGEDITERKRLEAIKEKYTANLEETVKERTKELSEALEAEKKINELKSAFINIASHELRTPITIILSSIILIEKYSEKAEYHKQPRLIERVKKASKQFTAILDDFLSLEKLERGDLRIKKENLNIKEFLRPLLDDMEGILKPQQQIIHTHTGRAEIFQDRKILHHIVSNLLSNAIKYSDSAVELHTAVANGNLIIKIKDSGIGIPKEDQKFLFQRFFRAKNVEHLQGTGLGLSIVERYLDLLEGTIDFSSTVGQGSTFTLTIPSV